One genomic window of Glycine soja cultivar W05 chromosome 9, ASM419377v2, whole genome shotgun sequence includes the following:
- the LOC114425509 gene encoding gamma-tubulin complex component 4 homolog produces the protein MERFSGKCRDLSWIRSANANPLEKKEKGSVYRRALANGIVEILSVYRSAVLHIEQKLLSENMPILATVTQGLNKFLCLLPPLYELILEIERDDIRGGQLLNLLHKRCHCGVPELQTCMQRYAVLFTCSILGNVKMQVVSFPTM, from the exons ATGGAGCGGTTTTCAGGAAAGTGCAGGGATTTAAGTTGGATAAGGTCTGCAAATGCGAACCCTTTGGAGAAAAAGGAGAAGGGAAGTGTTTATCGTAGGGCACTTGCCAATGGCATTGTTGAAATACTCTCAGTTTATAGGTCTGCGGTTCTGCATATTGAGCAGAAGTTGTTGTCTGAAAACATGCCTatcttggccacagttactcagGGCCTTAACAAG TTTCTTTGCCTTTTGCCTCCTCTGTATGAGCTCATCCTAGAGATTGAGCGTGATGATATTCGTGGAGGTCAGCTTCTTAATCTTCTACATAAGAGATGCCACTGTGGAGTGCCTGAATTACAGACTTGCATGCAAAGGTATGCAGTTCTTTTCACGTGTAGTATTCTTGGTAATGTTAAGATGCAGGTTGTGTCATTTCCAACTATGTGA